The genomic window TGGACGGATACCCGACATCGACGATGTCAACGGTCAAGCCTTCGATCGTGTGCCAATCGTGGCTGTCGAGGGCCTGGAACAGTCTGGATACCGTATCGACGACGTCTGCTCGTGAATGCATGTGCATGTGGGTCGCTCCCGCAGGGTAAGGTTGGCGACACGATAGCAAGACGGTATACATGTTCAACCAGGCACCTTTTTGTAGGTTAAGTACCCAATGGTAACCACGCCGAACGAGAGCTCGGATATCGTCTACAGCGTCGATTGCCCGACGCGAGACGTGATGGATCAGATCTCCAACAAATGGGTGACGCTGATCATGATCGCCCTGGCTGACGAACCGAAACGGTTTCGGCGACTGATGCGCCAAGTCCAGGGAATATCGCAAAAGATGCTCACCCAGACGCTTCGCGGTCTAGAGCGGGACGGACTGGTCAATCGTGCCGTGTTGCCAACCAGTCCGATTCAGGTCGAATACTCGCTGACGACACTCGGGCGCAGTCTCTATGTGCCGCTCGTCGAACTGCGCACGTGGTCTGAGAAAAACATAGAAGCGATTACAGCTGCGCGGGCCGATTTCGGTCGCTAAGAACCGTGGCGCAGCCTGATCTTCTTGGGTGATCCTCCCTCGGTTTGGTGGACACCCATGCTAGCTTTTCGGAGCTGGAGAGGAGTGTCTGATGAGTGTTCAACGCCGGAACTTTCCGGATTCTTTCAAGCGCGAGGCCGTTGACCGCGTCGCCAACGGCGGCCTGAGCGTCGGGGCGGTGGCCCGCGAGCTTGGGCTGCACGAGACGGTGCTTCGTCGATGGATGACGCAGTTCGGGGTGCAGGCGACGGGGGCGTCGCGGCGCCCCACAACGCAGGCGTCGTCCCCGTCGCCGTCGGATCTGGCGGCGGAGGTGGCCCGGTTGCGGCGAGAGAACGGTCAGCTGCGGATGGAGCGGGACATCCTAAAAAAAGCCGCGCTCATCTTCGGAGCGGCCTCCCGATGAAGTTCGGGTTCGTCGATGAGCATCGTCAGGTCTGGCCGGTTCGCGTGATGTGCGCGGTCCTGGGCTTGTCGGCCAGCGGTTACTACGCCTGGCGCGGTCGCCCCGAGAGCCAGCGGTCTGTCGCCAATCGCGAGCTGACCGAGGATATCCGGCTGATCCATGCGGAGAGCAGCGGCTGTTACGGCTCGCCGCGCGTTCACGCCACCCTGCGGCGGCATGGGCGTCGGGTCGGTCGATCCCGCGTGGAGCGGCTGATGCGCCGCGCCGGCCTGCGGGGCTTGGCGGCCTTGCCGCGTCGCGCCCGGACGACGAACAGCCGCCACGGTTATCCCATCGCGCCCAACAGGCTGGCCCGGAACTTCGAGGCGGCGGCGCCCAACCAGGTCTGGCTCGCCGACCTCACCTACATCCCGACCGGCGAAGGCTGGCTCTATCTCGCCGCCATCCTCGACCTGCACACCCGCAAGATCGTGGGCTGGTCCATGCGCCAGACCCTGCACACCGAGATCGCCCTCGACGCCCTCAACATGGCCGTCGAACGTCAGCGCCCCGCGCCCGGCCTGATCCATCATTCGGACCGGGGCATCCAATACGCAGCCGAAGCCTATCGATCAGCCCTGGCCCGATCCGGCATCACCCCGTCGATGAGCCGAAAGGGCGACTGCTGGGACAATGCCCCGATGGAGAGCTTCTTCCACACCCTCAAGACCGAACGCGTTCATCACCGCGTCTACGCCACCCGAGACCAGGCGCGGCGAGACCTGTTCGGATACATCGAGGGCTTCTACAATCCCCATCGCCTGCACTCAGCACTGGGCTATATCAGCCCCGCTGAGGCCGAGCGCAAAGCGGCTTAACCCCGTCCACTTTTACGGGGGAAGATCATGGGTGCGCGACTTGACGCAGCCAGTGCTCTTGGCTTGGGGCTGGACTTGTCCGTTGCGCCTGCTTTTTCTTGCCTTAGAAAAACCCAGAACGTTGAAGTCAATCGTTCGATAAGGGATCGCTGTCGGTCGTACTTCAACGGGCGACCGACCGAAATCCTTCGCTGAAAACGGCGATCATGGTCTCGAGGACTGCGGCCAGATCCGAGGACTTGCACAAGCCGCCTGAGACGTCGTCGATCCGGCCGGTTTGGGCCAGGCCGTGCGTCAGGCTGGAGGAGACGAGGTCGAAGAACCAGTAGATGCGCTCCGGGGGAGCTGTCGGGGCTAAGGCCTTCAACATGCCGATGAAGCGTTGCACGATGGGGTCGAAGTTTTCGGCCATGACGTCCTTGCCGCCGAAATGGGAGGCGTTGGCGTGACCGACGATGGCCGCGAAATAGACCCAACCCTCGCCCTTCTCGATGACCACCTCATAGATGGGGCGCAGGAAGACATCGAGCACACCCTCGATCGTCATGGCCGACCCGACCCTGGCCTCGTAAGCGTCCATCGCCGCGACGCGGGCCGCGTTCACCTCGACTGAACGTCGAGCGAAGACGGCCCGGAAAACTCGATCCTTGTCGCCGAAATAGTAGTGGATCAGGGAGCTGTCGACGTTCGCGCCGGTCGCGATCGCCTTGAGGGTGACGCCGTCGCGCCCGTGCAGGGCGAAGAGTTTTTCGGCCGCGTCGAGGATGGTGTTGGTCGCCTCTTCGCGCCTATCCGCCTGGGCGCGCCGGGGCCGGCGCTTCGTCGCAGGACGGGCGGTGGATCGGGTCTTGGCGGAACGGGCGAGAATGTCAGTCATCGGGGCGCTGTGATCGGTGCCGGCTGAGATCCGGATTTGACCGATTGATAGGAGGAACGACCGGACGAGACCAGCCGGTTTCACTTCTTTATTTCAACGCCAATAAAGTTTGTTGACGCTTCAAATGACCTCGGCTTTAGTTCCGGCGTTCGATCGACGGACATCCAATGAGCCGACGCCAAGCCGGCCGTTCACATAGGGAAAGGGGACCGCCATGCGGCAGACCATCATGACGGGCGTCAGCGCGCTCGCCCTCGCGCTCGCCGCATCGTCGGCTTTGGCCCAGACTGCGGAACCACAAGCCGAGCCGCAGGCGACGACGCTCGATGAGGTCGTCGTCACCGCTCGGCGGACGGAAGAGAATATCCAGGACGTGCCCGTCGCCGTCACCGCCTTCAGCCAGGAGGGCCTGCGTCAGCGGGGCATCGAGACAGGCACGGATCTTCAGAACTTCACCCCGTCGCTCAGCGTCGTGGGCAATACCAATCGCAACCAGGAAAACTATACGATCCGCGGCATCGGCGGGATCGGCAGCCTAGGCACGGGCGGCGGACCGGGCGTCGTCGCCTATTTCGCCGAGGTACCGTCCACGGCAAGCGGACCCGGTTTGCTGTTCGACCTTCAGTCGATCCAGGTCCTGAAAGGTCCGCAGGGCACCCTGTTCGGGCGCAACACCACGGGCGGTGCGGTCCTGCTGGACCCGGTCAAACCCGGCTTCGAGCCGGATGGCTATGTCGAGGGAACCGTCGGGAATCTGGATCGCCGATCTGCACGCGCCGCCGTGACTTTGCCCCTGAGCGACACCCTGTCTTTGCGCCTGGCTGGCCAGTTCGACCAGCGCGAGGGCTTCGTCACCGACGTGAACACCGGCAAGGATTACAACGACCGCAACAACTTCAGCCTGCGCGGCGGCCTGCTCTTCCAGCCCAACGACAGGATCAGCAGCTACACGGCCCTCAACTATGTCGACATCGATGAGAACGGTCCCGGCACGGTCCTGCTGGCGGTCAATCCGGCCGGCCCGGCGGCCGCCCTGTTGAACCCGCTGCTGGCCGCCCAGCAGGCGCGCGGCAACAACCGGATCGCGTTGAGCGCCGACACCAAGAACGTCAGCCAGACCCTGCTGGCCCTGAACAACACCACCTTTCAGCTCACCGACAGCATCACGATCAAGAATGTCCTCAGCTACACCCGCACGAGAGCCGACTTCGGCTCCGACGGCGACGCCTCGATCCTGGTCATCAACGACCTGAACGGCGCCATTCCCGGCCGCTGGAACGTCGACAACGAGACCTGGACGGAAGAGCTTCAGGCGCGGATCGAGCTGGGCCGGCTGACCTTCCAGACCGGGGTCTTCTATTCCGACACCTCGACGGTCACGCCCTTGACCTTCGTCCAGCGCGCCAACCTTGGCGCCGTCACCTTGCTGCAGGACAGCGCCCACGCAAACGACAGCTCAAAGGCCGTCTATGGCCAGTTTTCCTATGCGATCACCGACACCCTGACGGCCAACGCCGGCTATCGCTATACCTGGGACGAGTTCGGCGGCGACATCAGCATCTATATCCCTGAGTTCGGCAACGCCTGCGGCACCAACCCCGGTTTCGCCTTCCCCAACTGCAGCCGCGCCTTTGATGGAGAGAGCGACGGCGACACCTGGCAGCTGGGTCTGGACTGGCAGGCCACGCCCGACACCCTGATCTATGGCGTCAGCCGGCATGGCTACAAGAGCGGCGGGATCAATCCCTCGGTTCTTCTGGTCAGCGCTACGAGTCCCCTGTTCCGGGTGCGACCCGAGACGGTCACTGACGGTGAGATCGGCCTGAAGCACGACTGGTCGGCTTCGGGGATCAATGCCCGGACGAATGTCTCGGCCTTCTACATGAAATATGAGGACATCCAGCGCAGCGACTACGCCCTGATCGGAGGCTTCAACACCCAGCTCATCACCAATGCCGCCGAGGCGACGGTGAAGGGCTTCGAGTTCGAGGGCGTCATCCAGCCCATCGCGCCGCTGACACTTACGGCGACCTA from Brevundimonas fontaquae includes these protein-coding regions:
- a CDS encoding winged helix-turn-helix transcriptional regulator translates to MVTTPNESSDIVYSVDCPTRDVMDQISNKWVTLIMIALADEPKRFRRLMRQVQGISQKMLTQTLRGLERDGLVNRAVLPTSPIQVEYSLTTLGRSLYVPLVELRTWSEKNIEAITAARADFGR
- a CDS encoding IS3 family transposase (programmed frameshift), which produces MSVQRRNFPDSFKREAVDRVANGGLSVGAVARELGLHETVLRRWMTQFGVQATGASRRPTTQASSPSPSDLAAEVARLRRENGQLRMERDIPKKSRAHLRSGLPMKFGFVDEHRQVWPVRVMCAVLGLSASGYYAWRGRPESQRSVANRELTEDIRLIHAESSGCYGSPRVHATLRRHGRRVGRSRVERLMRRAGLRGLAALPRRARTTNSRHGYPIAPNRLARNFEAAAPNQVWLADLTYIPTGEGWLYLAAILDLHTRKIVGWSMRQTLHTEIALDALNMAVERQRPAPGLIHHSDRGIQYAAEAYRSALARSGITPSMSRKGDCWDNAPMESFFHTLKTERVHHRVYATRDQARRDLFGYIEGFYNPHRLHSALGYISPAEAERKAA
- a CDS encoding TetR/AcrR family transcriptional regulator, with the translated sequence MTDILARSAKTRSTARPATKRRPRRAQADRREEATNTILDAAEKLFALHGRDGVTLKAIATGANVDSSLIHYYFGDKDRVFRAVFARRSVEVNAARVAAMDAYEARVGSAMTIEGVLDVFLRPIYEVVIEKGEGWVYFAAIVGHANASHFGGKDVMAENFDPIVQRFIGMLKALAPTAPPERIYWFFDLVSSSLTHGLAQTGRIDDVSGGLCKSSDLAAVLETMIAVFSEGFRSVAR
- a CDS encoding TonB-dependent receptor → MRQTIMTGVSALALALAASSALAQTAEPQAEPQATTLDEVVVTARRTEENIQDVPVAVTAFSQEGLRQRGIETGTDLQNFTPSLSVVGNTNRNQENYTIRGIGGIGSLGTGGGPGVVAYFAEVPSTASGPGLLFDLQSIQVLKGPQGTLFGRNTTGGAVLLDPVKPGFEPDGYVEGTVGNLDRRSARAAVTLPLSDTLSLRLAGQFDQREGFVTDVNTGKDYNDRNNFSLRGGLLFQPNDRISSYTALNYVDIDENGPGTVLLAVNPAGPAAALLNPLLAAQQARGNNRIALSADTKNVSQTLLALNNTTFQLTDSITIKNVLSYTRTRADFGSDGDASILVINDLNGAIPGRWNVDNETWTEELQARIELGRLTFQTGVFYSDTSTVTPLTFVQRANLGAVTLLQDSAHANDSSKAVYGQFSYAITDTLTANAGYRYTWDEFGGDISIYIPEFGNACGTNPGFAFPNCSRAFDGESDGDTWQLGLDWQATPDTLIYGVSRHGYKSGGINPSVLLVSATSPLFRVRPETVTDGEIGLKHDWSASGINARTNVSAFYMKYEDIQRSDYALIGGFNTQLITNAAEATVKGFEFEGVIQPIAPLTLTATYSYNDATYDKYIDGLGVDRSGFPFQYVPKNKYSVDAKLYLPVPSTIGDVSVRASYAWQDDQQVSSDLQPFGVIPAYGLLNVRLDWEHIAGSDVALSLYGTNVTDEEYRVTSNATYNTTGLVGAAFGDPRQYGVTLRYSW